GTAAAGtaaagattttattataaaataaatattattttaaaattttaatacaaaatttatcgACAATATTTTCGATTTACTTTtctattgattaaaatataactCAGTGTAtagataatgatatttttattttaaaatatatagaattagttttttttctaatcTGCGTgtacaaatataaaacaaaatagtgTAATAGTAATTATAAAGATTAGTAGAAAAATGCTTACTTGAAATATTCAGCATATTGTAAATATAATCGTCAATCATTTATCTTTGTAAATGGTTTGAAGTTAGGCAAATAGAACCATAAGTTGTTGACGAAAAAAAAGAACCATAGAAGTTCCACAAACAAATGGAGTGGTCGGTACTGTAAAAAAGTCGTCTACCTAATATTTATTACAATTTGTAATAGTGATAAatcctagaaaaaaaaaacagtctttATCGACTACAACAATTACAGTTAATACGTGTTTAGTAGtcactactccctccgttcctgaaagtaagattttttagaattttcacgtttattaagattataataaatatttgtcaattttagtttactatttattttttatacaatttccaataactatcaaccaataaaatttaatcaattcaaatattcacaattaatgatgttcaaaagtatacaaaagtaccttaaaaataaagaaaatctatctttgtggaacaaaaataaaattcaaaaatcctactttcaggaacggagggagtacattCTATCTGTAATTCTTTGAAAAAATACTGGTATCTTATGATAAGTGGATATGTGAAAATCCATGTAAGTACATTGTGTGATGCAAAGAAGTATTCTTATGTGCACATGAATGTTTATCTTAATGTTTCTGTTCATCTATGAAAAGCTTTTGTGCTTACTCATTCTTTGAAACCCTGAAAATGCAGTGCTTTCAGCTGTTGTCTTCTGGAAGAACTTCACAGCTTATTCTGTGGTAGTTCATCATCTCTGTGTCTATGCTTATTGTTTAGCTATTTGCTTGTTTGATTTCAACTCTTAACGTTGTACATTAGCAGACTAAGAAGCTTTTGCCTGCTGGGCTTTTTACTGTGGTCAGGTGAGAGATCCTTTTGTGAGCTACAAGATATCTAAGTGGATTCATGTAACCTTGGGTTTTGTCTGTTTTATTGCAGTGCTCtcattttgtgtttatattcGTATGTGGTGCTCTCTGGAGGGAAACCCACTTCCAAAGAAATTAAAACCATCTGTTAGTCCATAAAAAAGAAACTTCTTTCCGGcgttatagtttgaagttttgTATACTGGCTTCATGTGCTATGTTAACACTTAGAATTGCTCAATATAGAAGTAGAAACTTATGTAGGCTTTAATCACACATCTTTGTTTAGAAAGAATCTTCAGGAGCTTAAACAAGTTTGGTTATCGAAATCTCTCAAGAAGTATGAATCCAAAATTAATATAACTTTTGCAAAGTGTGTAGACATGTTTccgaagaaaaagaaatttttaaaGCAGAACACAACTGATTCCAGTGACAAACAAAACGAAGATTATCAAGACAAACGGGTAAAATAAGGTGTGATTACCGAGCTGCTTGACCCTGTGAGTGTTCTAAGAGCTGAGTAACTAACTTGTAAGTCCTTCCTGACAAGGCTTTGGTGTGGTTAACCAACTGCTCATGCCTGCATCACGTTGGAAACAGAGTTTAGATTATATCATTTCCAAACATTTAAGTCATACGAAAAGATTGTATTCTTCTTCTTACACGTTGGGCTGAGTAGGCTCCATTATAACGGTTCCAGACTCGGAATCAATCTTGGCATCAAGCTTTGAGGTACGGATAAGGTTCACAATCCATCTCTCTGCCTCCTCATAGTTCAGGTTCAGTTTCTCAGCAAGTACCCTAACAAAGCCATGAGATTCTCAATATGTTTGAGAGGTGAAAAAGGAATACAACTAAACGAACACGATTAACTTACCCCATGTCGATTCTCTGATGAATTCTGCAATACGTTTCGAAGATAAACAGGCGGGCATTTTCAAGAAACTCATCTTTCAGCGGTACAGTTGAAAAGTTCCCATCATCAACTCGCTTTCCAAGGAATGGATCATTCACAATAACCTATACATCATAGTAACATGTCAAACTGTTCATTATCTTATCCTACACCACATGTGAATGGCTTTACCTCTTCAcactctttcatcttcttttgaGCTCCGTCAAAGTCATAATTGACAAACACACATGCCAGGAACTCCACAATGGGATCTTTGTAGGAGTAATGCTCTTGTTGAATGACCTTGATGAATTCTTTCAGCTGAGGCCTTCTCCTTTTGTTGACAATGAAAGCAGTTGCCAAGTAACGTAGCAAGTGTGGAGCACTAGTTTGTATGGCATTCATATacctaaaattatatatataacattagtATACAATTATACATCAACTACAAGCACAATCCAAACAGAAGGCCCGGACATAAAGAATGAAAACACTCACACTTATTACACATCAAGACTAACTTTGACTCAAAATTGTTTAACAAACCACCAACAATCCATAACTTCATTCCACTCAGATCTTCCATATCAAGTTCGGCTAAAACTAACTAAGATGGACAAGACTAACAAGGGAGAAGCATTGATAGGTTTCAAATGATATACATGGAGAAAGTAATTTCTAAATAAAGATCTTATTTGCTAACTGTATAAAGGAATAGCGCTATGGGAAGCAGATAACAGAAAGGTTTAAAACTCACTTGTCCTGGATAAAAAGATCAATGATCTGTGTCCTTCCGTTGTCATGGTTAAAGAAGATATAGAGACCCCAATGCATCAACCAGATCCTGTTCTGCACCTGGTTTAACGGCGATGCAAAACTctgaaacaacaaaaacacTAATCAGTATCTCAAAGACTACAAAAGCTAGAGAAGAAACTTGGAAAGCAGACCTTTGAGTCAATAATTTCTTTAACACGGTTGAGCTCTTCAAGAGCAATGTCCCAGTTCTGCATCAGAATCTCGGAAGCGAGCTTTCCCCACAAGGCGCTAAGACTTCTCTCGAGGTTAGAGCAAAGGGTCCTGTACTGGTAGAGGTAATCAGCAGCGCCAGAGTAGTTTCCACATTCGAACTGGAACTTAGCGTACTGATACAACGCCTCTATCTGGTCTGGACCAATCTGATTAAAACATTACATATAAGAAACTGAGTTCATGCAAATCAAACAACACAAAAGATGTCAACTTTATCAACAATAACCATAGCTCTATCTGATCTGGATCCAATCTGAT
This DNA window, taken from Raphanus sativus cultivar WK10039 unplaced genomic scaffold, ASM80110v3 Scaffold2400, whole genome shotgun sequence, encodes the following:
- the LOC108834976 gene encoding eukaryotic translation initiation factor 3 subunit E, with the protein product MAESKENYDLTPRVAPNLDRHLVFPILEFLQERQLYPDEQILKFKIELLNKTNMVDYAMDIHKSLYHTEDAPQDMVERRAEVVARLKSLEEAAAPLVTFLLNPNAVQELRADKQYNLQMLKERYQIGPDQIEALYQYAKFQFECGNYSGAADYLYQYRTLCSNLERSLSALWGKLASEILMQNWDIALEELNRVKEIIDSKSFASPLNQVQNRIWLMHWGLYIFFNHDNGRTQIIDLFIQDKYMNAIQTSAPHLLRYLATAFIVNKRRRPQLKEFIKVIQQEHYSYKDPIVEFLACVFVNYDFDGAQKKMKECEEVIVNDPFLGKRVDDGNFSTVPLKDEFLENARLFIFETYCRIHQRIDMGVLAEKLNLNYEEAERWIVNLIRTSKLDAKIDSESGTVIMEPTQPNVHEQLVNHTKALSGRTYKLVTQLLEHSQGQAAR